The following coding sequences are from one Lycium ferocissimum isolate CSIRO_LF1 unplaced genomic scaffold, AGI_CSIRO_Lferr_CH_V1 ctg1020, whole genome shotgun sequence window:
- the LOC132041428 gene encoding protein MAIN-LIKE 2-like: MQYDEGIIAALIERWRPETHTSHMWTSECTITLQDVEVLYDIPVDGHPLVQSDVRKITKLRWQQLMYEIIGWLPEAEAIKGSSLLKITKLSNHLETLISMNDIIDEHTDEFVVQKRVRLYLLWLIGGTIFPNNTDSLLSLDFLHDIKDFDAMGGKAWGAATLSYLYNSLCRVSMCNSHDV, encoded by the coding sequence ATGCAATATGATGAAGGAATCATCGCTGCACTTATTGAGAGATGGCGTCCAGAGACGCATACATCTCATATGTGGACTAGCGAATGTACCATCACATTGCAGGATGTCGAGGTCTTATATGACATTCCCGTGGATGGCCACCCATTGGTGCAGAGTGATGttagaaaaataactaaattaaGGTGGCAGCAATTGATGTACGAGATTATTGGTTGGTTGCCCGAAGCAGAAGCAATTAAAGGTAGTAGCTTgttgaaaataacaaaattatcTAACCATTTGGAAACCTTGATTTCcatgaatgatattattgatgaacACACCGATGAGTTTGTGGTGCAAAAGAGGGTCAGGTTGTACTTGCTTTGGCTGATTGGTGGCACGATATTCCCTAATAATACTGATTCATTGCTTAGTTTAGACTTTTTGCATGACATAAAAGACTTTGATGCAATGGGCGGGAAAGCTTGGGGAGCAGCGACattatcatacttgtacaaTTCTCTATGTCGTGTTTCGATGTGTAATAGCCATGATGTTTGA